CGGCGGCGAAGTCGTCGACGATCTCGGCGAGTGAGTCGGGGAGAGCGGTCATGACCGAGCAGGTACCTTGCCCGGCTCCTCGCCCTTGGCGATGGGCACCCGCACCGCGTTGCCCCACTCGGTCCACGAACCGTCGTAGTTGCGGACGTCCGGATGGCCGAGCAGGTGGGTGAGCACGAACCACGTGTGGCTGGACCGCTCGCCGATCCGGCAGTAGGCGATCACCGAATCCGCGGCATCGACACCGCCGTAGATCTCGTCCAGTTCGGCGCGGGAGCGGAAACGGCTGTCCTGCGCCGCGGCCTTGGCCCACGGAATGCTCACCGCGGTGGGGATGTGCCCCCCACGCAGTGCGCCCTCTTCCGGGTAGTCCGGCATGTGGGTGCGCTCGCCCGTGTACTCCTGGGGCGAACGCACGTCGATGAGGGGGCCGGTACCGAGATGGGTGAGGACGTCGTTCTTGAACGCGCGGATCGGGGCATCGGCACGTTCGACCACCGGGTAGCCGGTGCTGGTCGTCTCCGGGACGTCGAAGGCGGTGTCGCGGTTCTCGGCGATCCACGCGTCGCGTCCGCCGTCGAGCAGCCGGACGTCCTCGTGCCCGAAGAGCGTGAACACCCACAACGCGTAGGCGGCCCACCAGTTGCTCTTGTCCCCATAGATCACGACCGTGTCGTCACGGCGAATTCCCTTGCGGTCCATCAACTCGGCGAACTGTTCGCCGGTGATGTAGTCGCGGGTCACCGGATCGTTGAGATCGAGGTGCCAGTCGACCTTGACCGCTCCCGGGATGTGGCCGACGTCGTACAGCAGGACGTCCTCGTCCGACTCCACGACCTTCAGGCCCGGCGCACCCAGATTCGCCGACAGCCACTCCGTCGAGACGAGCCGATCGGGGTGGGCGTACGCGGCGAACGCGGGATGGGGATCTGGTGCAACGGGCACGGGCAGGCTCCTGGAGGACGAGGTGACGGTTCCCCACGATTCTAGGCCACGCTCACACCACCGGCGCCTCGTCCAGGCGCAGCGCGCGGGTCGGGTCCGCCACCGGCGTCACACCGCGCTCGCAGATCGACTCGAGGAACCTGCGCAGCGTGGTGAGGAACGATTCGACGGTGGCCCGGGCGACGGGTGTGTCCGGGAACCGGGATCGCAGGGCCAGCCCCCGGTTCGTGCGGGAGATCCAGAACTGGGCGTCGTCGGCGACGGTCACGTTGCTCACGTGATGAGCGTTGAGCATCTCGTGGTCGTCGGTGCCCGGCAGGCGGCGGTAGTCGATGTAGGAGACCATGAACACGTCGGTGCGGGTGCGGCGGTAGCCGTCTCCCAGTGCCTTGCCGACCTGGGCCATCGACACCCCTCCCAGGGTGAGGGCGGTGCGGAACGAGGCGTGCGTGTTGGCCAGGGACGCCTGGAAGTCACCGTCGGTGCTGATCTCGACGGTGAGCGGTGCGCTGGTGGTCAGCCAGCCGAGGGCGTTGGCCCACTGCGGATTCCGGCGTGTGTGCAGGGGGAACTGCAGGGGCATGCGGCGGGAGCCACTGATCTCGTGGATCGCCGAGCCCATGGCGGTGAGCACTCCGGTGAACAGGCTGCCGCCCGAATCCAGGCAGATCTGCTCGAACCGCTCGGTGCCCGCGGCGTCGAGCAACGGCCGGACGTCCGCGCCTTGCGGGGCGGGCACACCTGCCTCCACGCCGAGATCCAGCGGGAAGCTGGGAGCGGTACCCCCGCACCGGCTGTAGAAGCGGGCCCACTCGCGGACCCGAGGGTCGGCGACGTCGGTGACGGGCGCCTCGGCCTCCTGCCGGCAGTACCGCAGGAAACTGCCGGGATCGCCGAGTTCGACGTGCAACGCCGGGTCCGGCTCGACCCCGGCCTGGCAGGACTCGTAGATGCGACGTAGCTCCCCGAGCGCAATGACCAGCGAGTACCCGTCCACCAGTGTGTGGTCGAACGCGCTCACCACGGTGTAGTGGGAGTCGCGTTCGATCGTCGCGAACGTGTAGGCGGGGAACGTCAGCGGATCGCAGACCTCGGTGAACCGTTGCCGCAGGTGATCGCGCAACCCGGCCGCCGTGTCGACGGCCAGCGGAGTGGACGAGCGCAGCTCGACGTGTTCCGGGTCGAGACCGACCCGGCGGATCCCGGCGGAATCGGCGTGGAAGCCGGTCTGCAGGGTGTCGTGCCGTCGGATGAAGTAGCGCAGTGCCCGCTCGAGCGCCGGGCGATCCAGGGTGCCGGGCAGATCGAAGGCCGCGGCCATCCACACGCTCCGCCCGACCCCGTGCGTGCGTGCCGTGTCGAGATGGAATCTCTGGTTGTACGAGGGCGGGAGCGGCGAGTCCGCGACAGAGTTGCTGGTGACGGACCATTCCGTGACCACGCCCGGCTCGACGAGGTACCTGTCGATCGAGGTTACGTGCACTGTGTCATCCCGCCGATCCGATGTGGTAGTCACCTTCGCGTGCAACGGTTCTCATGATCTCGGAAACGCGGCCGGCGTAGGCCGCGACCGATGCGTGCGCGGTCTCGGTATCGGGATGGGAGATGGCCATCCAGGTACCCTCCAGCACGCGATTGACCCAGATCGACGCGATCTGGGTGTCCTTGCCGCCCACCAGGCCCGTCGCCCGGGTCGTCACATAGCTCTCGGTCTGCGGCAGCCTGCGCCCGTCGATGTACGACAGGATCGGCGGCGGCGTCAGCGCGGTCGGTGCGGCGGCCGCGACGGCGGGCGCCTGCGCCAGCACCGTCTCGATCACCTGCTGCACCGAGACGTCGCCGAGCGTCTTGCCGTCGCGGTATGCCTTCTGGGCGGTGGCGGCGAGATCGGTGAAGGTCTCGGCCCCGTCCAGTTCGACGGCCACCGGGACGAGATTGATGAACCACCCCTGTGACCAGAAGTTGGTCTCCCCGCGAGTCGTGAGCGGCGACAACGCGAGGTATCGGTCGCGCCCGGCGAGCTCGTGTTCGGTGATCGCCAGCGCGGCGAACACACCGCCGATGAAGTTCGAGCCGTGCGCCTTGCACACCGCACCGAACTGCTCGCACTCGTCCGCCAGGTCGAAGCGGCTTCCGATCGCGGGCGCGGGCCCGTCCGCGACTCCGAGATCCAGGGGGAATCCGGGGAACGAGCCACCGGTGCGCGCCAGGTAGCCCAGCCAGCCCTGTACCTCGGGCGACTCGAGGGTCAGCGCCGCCGCCCGCTCTCGCTCGCGGCCGCTGTACTCGACGTAGCTCCCGGGATCGGGGAGTTCGGGAGTCGTTCCGTCGATCTCGGCCTGGTAGGCGATCCGGATCTCGGCGAACATCAGGATCATCGACTGCATGTCGGTATGTGCGTGATCGACGGCGTGGAAGAGCGTGAAACCCTCTGCCGTGTCGGGGAACCCGGAGTCGGCGTCCTCGGGGGCCACCGCATGCTCGATCGCGCCGAAGACGAACGCGGGCCATCCCAGGGCGCTGGTCTCGTTCGCGAAGCGAGCGCCCACGTACTCGCGCACCTGCTCCGGCGTGGACATCTCGGGGCCGTCGACGACGGTGAGGGTGAAGTGCTCGGGCGCCACCACGTGGCGTCGTATCGCGTTGGACTTGTCGGTCGGATCCGCAGCCGGGTCCGCGAAGGAGAACCAACTGTGCAGCGTGTCGTGGCGTTCGACGTACCGCCGCAGCGTGCGTGCCATCGCGTCGGCGTCGAGCTTGCCGGGAAAGTCGAACGCGATCCCGATCCAGGGGGACTGCGCCTCGTTGTTGTTCGCCGCCAGCTGGGCGCGTCGCAGGTGCCGCTCCTGCATGGTTGTCGGTGGCGCGGGATCGATCGGCGCCTGGGCTGCGGAACGGGCGTCGGCATCCGACACCTTCCACTCCACGACCCGTCCGGGTCGCGGCTCCCAATGCGTGATCAAGTTCAAGTCCATCGAGCGGGCTCCTGGGAACTAGTGAGGATGTGAGGCGGGCAAGATGGATGAGTGACGTCGAGTGACGAGCGATGCCGCCCACATTCAGGATGAGGCACCGGGCGACCGCGCGTGAAGGCTGCTGAGTATGAGCTTAGTAACAGCTGATAATCCTCGACCCCGCGTTTCGAAGCGATTATCCCGTCATCCTCCGACCTGTGTCGCCCACGACAGAAGTGCACTTGACTTCTATCACACCGCACGAACGCCGAGGGTTCTCTACCCTGGTGCCGGTGCTGAACCGGCAGAGTGCGACGCGGACGACCTGGGCGGCGTGGTTGGGGCTCGCGACGAGCCTGACCGCGGTGTTCATGCAACTACTCGATGCGACGATCGTGAACGTCGCGCTCCCGAGCATCGCCGTCGATCTCGACGCGCCGGTGTCGATGCAGTTGCTCATGGTCAGCGTCTACACGCTGGCCTTCGCATGTTCCCTGATCACGGCGGCGCGTCTCGGTGACATCCTCGGTCGCCGCCGGGTGTTCCTCACTGCACTGGCGGCGTTCGTGATCGCCTCCGTGCTGTGCGGCATCGCGCAGGATGCGCCCACCCTGGTGGTGTCCCGCGCCGTGCAGGGCCTGGCAGCGGGATCCATGTCCGCGCAGACTTTCGCGATCATCTCCGGGCTGTTCCCCAAATCCCGGCACCCTCGGGTGTTCGGGATATACGGCGCGACGATCGGCCTCGCCACCATTTCCGGGCCCCTCGTCGGTGGCCTACTCATCGAGTGGAATCTCCTCGATCTGGGCTGGCGCCTGATCTTCCTGGTCAATCTCCCGATCGGTATCGCGGCGCTCGTCGTCGGATACTTCTTTCTCGTCGACGCGAAATCGGAGGAAAAGCGCACATTGGACGTCGTCGGCGCGGTGTTGTC
This genomic interval from Rhodococcus triatomae contains the following:
- a CDS encoding condensation domain-containing protein, whose product is MDLNLITHWEPRPGRVVEWKVSDADARSAAQAPIDPAPPTTMQERHLRRAQLAANNNEAQSPWIGIAFDFPGKLDADAMARTLRRYVERHDTLHSWFSFADPAADPTDKSNAIRRHVVAPEHFTLTVVDGPEMSTPEQVREYVGARFANETSALGWPAFVFGAIEHAVAPEDADSGFPDTAEGFTLFHAVDHAHTDMQSMILMFAEIRIAYQAEIDGTTPELPDPGSYVEYSGRERERAAALTLESPEVQGWLGYLARTGGSFPGFPLDLGVADGPAPAIGSRFDLADECEQFGAVCKAHGSNFIGGVFAALAITEHELAGRDRYLALSPLTTRGETNFWSQGWFINLVPVAVELDGAETFTDLAATAQKAYRDGKTLGDVSVQQVIETVLAQAPAVAAAAPTALTPPPILSYIDGRRLPQTESYVTTRATGLVGGKDTQIASIWVNRVLEGTWMAISHPDTETAHASVAAYAGRVSEIMRTVAREGDYHIGSAG
- a CDS encoding condensation domain-containing protein, with protein sequence MHVTSIDRYLVEPGVVTEWSVTSNSVADSPLPPSYNQRFHLDTARTHGVGRSVWMAAAFDLPGTLDRPALERALRYFIRRHDTLQTGFHADSAGIRRVGLDPEHVELRSSTPLAVDTAAGLRDHLRQRFTEVCDPLTFPAYTFATIERDSHYTVVSAFDHTLVDGYSLVIALGELRRIYESCQAGVEPDPALHVELGDPGSFLRYCRQEAEAPVTDVADPRVREWARFYSRCGGTAPSFPLDLGVEAGVPAPQGADVRPLLDAAGTERFEQICLDSGGSLFTGVLTAMGSAIHEISGSRRMPLQFPLHTRRNPQWANALGWLTTSAPLTVEISTDGDFQASLANTHASFRTALTLGGVSMAQVGKALGDGYRRTRTDVFMVSYIDYRRLPGTDDHEMLNAHHVSNVTVADDAQFWISRTNRGLALRSRFPDTPVARATVESFLTTLRRFLESICERGVTPVADPTRALRLDEAPVV
- a CDS encoding sulfurtransferase, with protein sequence MPVAPDPHPAFAAYAHPDRLVSTEWLSANLGAPGLKVVESDEDVLLYDVGHIPGAVKVDWHLDLNDPVTRDYITGEQFAELMDRKGIRRDDTVVIYGDKSNWWAAYALWVFTLFGHEDVRLLDGGRDAWIAENRDTAFDVPETTSTGYPVVERADAPIRAFKNDVLTHLGTGPLIDVRSPQEYTGERTHMPDYPEEGALRGGHIPTAVSIPWAKAAAQDSRFRSRAELDEIYGGVDAADSVIAYCRIGERSSHTWFVLTHLLGHPDVRNYDGSWTEWGNAVRVPIAKGEEPGKVPARS